A region of Gammaproteobacteria bacterium DNA encodes the following proteins:
- a CDS encoding GTP-binding protein: MKACCEADTTAAIALSDLVVLVGNPNCGKTTLFNALTGARQKTGNWPGVTVERKEGRWCLADGTEVRLVDLPGVYSLSSQSPSIDEKIARDFILQTKGAIYINVVDGTNLSQGLFLTLQLRELGVPVVVALNMMDLAEKNGIQVDVNALSELLGCPVIPISAREQLGLKDLQERLM, from the coding sequence CGACACAACGGCCGCTATCGCGTTGTCTGATCTAGTGGTGCTTGTCGGCAACCCGAATTGCGGCAAGACAACGCTTTTTAACGCCTTGACCGGTGCTAGACAAAAGACTGGCAACTGGCCGGGGGTGACCGTCGAACGAAAAGAGGGGCGATGGTGTCTTGCTGACGGCACTGAGGTGAGGCTCGTTGATTTGCCGGGTGTTTATAGCCTGTCAAGCCAGTCTCCGTCAATCGATGAGAAGATTGCCCGCGATTTTATTCTACAAACAAAAGGGGCGATCTATATCAATGTTGTGGACGGGACGAATTTGTCACAGGGATTGTTCCTGACCTTGCAGTTACGAGAGTTGGGCGTGCCGGTGGTGGTAGCGCTCAATATGATGGATCTGGCAGAGAAAAACGGCATTCAAGTCGATGTGAATGCGTTGTCTGAGTTACTGGGATGTCCAGTGATACCCATCAGCGCACGAGAACAACTCGGACTAAAGGATTTACAAGAGAGACTGATG